TCTGGAAGCGTCCCGAGGACGAGGCCGTCTGGATCTTCTTCGTGGTGTGCGTGCTCTTCCTCCTTTTTTTCGTCTGCCGCCTGCGTCCGGCGTCGTACTGGTGGGTGGACCTGTTCGTCCAGAACACGGGAACGATCTCGCTGTTCCTCCTCCCCGCGGCTTTCCTGCATTTCTTCCTCGTTTTTCCGAGGCCGAACCGGTTTCACTTCGCCGATCCCCCCGCCGATCCCTTCGAGAAGTCGCCCTCGGCGGTGGCGCGGGCTCTCCAGGAGTTCCTGAACGGAAGCCGCCTCCTCTATTTCCTGATCTACGCCGTTCCTCCGATCGTCTTCATCCTCGACGTCCGACGGCAGATCGCCGGTCGGCCCGTCGCCCTCCTTTCGGGCGCCCCGATCGCCTCGTGGGTGCTCCTCGGCGACTATCTCGTCCTCGGCCTGATCGCGCTCGCCCACTCCGCTTTCACTCTCGCCAATCCCGTCGAGCGGCGCCAGGTGACGCAGGTTTTCTTCGGAACGATCCTCGGCACCGGCCCGTTCGTCGTGTTCGGCATCATCTTTCCGACGGTGTTCCACAACGACGCGTACGTCTTCTGGGGCGTGGCGCCGATGATCCTGATCCCCCTCACGTTCGCGTACGCGATCGTCCGATACCAGATCCTGAACGTCCGGGTGATCGTGCGGAAATCGATCCTGTACACGATCACGACGGCCGTGATCTTCGCGCTCTACGCCGGGGCTCTCGCGGCGGCGAACACGCTGTTCGCGAATTCCCGCCTCTCGACGTCGCGGCTCTTCTTCTTCGGTTTCTTCCTCGTCGTGATCCCGCTCTTCGAGTTCCTCCGGCGGCGCCTGCAGACGCCGATCGACAAGCTCTTCTTCCGGGAGAAGGTCGACTATCAGAACGCCGTGCTCGAAGTGTCGGAGACCGTGGCGGCCGAGCTCGACCTCGCGAAAGTCGCCGACTACCTGACGGCCCGGCTCGTTTCGCTCCTCCGGGTCTCCGGCGCCGAGATCTTTCTCCGCGACCGGGAGCAGCAGCTCGTCGGGCGGGAGCATCGCGACGAGAAGATTTCCCTCTCGTCGCTCGCCGCGCGCTTCCTCCGCGGCTCGGGCCGGCCGCGCGAGATCGGCGAGCTCGCCTCCGGCTGCTGGGGAGAGCCCGAGAGCGCGCGACTGCTCTCCGCCCTCTCGCATCGCGGCGTCAAGCTCCTCGTGCCGGTGGTGTACCGCGAGAAGCTGATGGGATTCTTCGCGCTCAACGGCAAGCTCTCCGAGGAGGACTTCGACCGCGACGACTCCCTGCTCCTCGAGACGCTCGCGAACCAGGCGGCGACGGCCATCGAGACCGCCCGTCTGCACGACGAGATGACCCAGCAGGCCGAATTCCGGCGCGACCTCGAGATCGCGCGCGACATCCAGACGAGCCTCTTCCCGACCGAGTTCCCGCGGCTTCCGGGCGTGCGGTTCACCGGGGGAAGCCTTCCGGCGCGCATCGTCGGCGGCGACTTCTACGATTTCTTCCCGATCGACGGAGGGAGCCGGATCGGGTTCGTCATGGGGGACGTGTCCGGAAAATCGATCCCCGCCTCGCTGCTCATGGTCGCATCCCGGGAGATCATGTTCGCGGGCTCGCGAGGGATCCCGGACCCGGGCGCGCTCTTCCGGGAGTCGAACCGGCGGATCTACGACATCAAGCGGAAGATGTTCGTCGCCATGAGCTACTTCGTCTTCGACCCGAATGCGCTCTCGCTGCGGTATGCGATCGGCGGACAGCCTCTGCCGCTCCTCCTGCGCCCGGGCAAGGGCGGTCCGGTGCCGCTCGACCCGCCGGAGTTCCGCCTGCCGCTCGGCGCGCTCAAGGACGTGCCGTACGATACGCGGGAGGTGTTTCTCGCCCCGGGGGATCTCCTGTTCTTCTACACGGACGGGTTCACCGAGGCGATGGACGGAGCGATGAATCCGTTCGGCGACGAGCTCCTCGCCGAGTCGCTCGCGCGCCATGCTTCGTCCGATCTGGATGCGACGGCGAGCGGAATCCTCGCCGACGTGCGGCGCCACGTGGGCGACGCGGAGCAGTACGACGACATGACGTTCCTCCTGATGAACGTCACGAAAGGACGGCCATGAAGAAGGGAAAGACTCTCCTCCTCGCCGGGAGCGCCGTGCTCGTCGCCGCGCTCGCGGCGGCATTCCTCGTCCCGCCGCGGCGGACGGTGACGACCTCCTCGGCCGAGGCCTACCGGGAGTACACGGCCGGACAGGACGAGCTCCACCGGATGTACATGTCGGACGCACGGCGGCATTTCGAGGCGGCCCTCGCGCGCGATCCGCAGTTCGTGATGGCGATGGTCTCGATGGCGAACATCGACATGTACTCGAACCCGCCGGCGGCGAAGGCCTGGCTGGCGAAAGCGAACGCGGGCCGGTCGCGGGTCACGCGCCGGGAACGCATGGTGCTCGATCTCCTCCGCGCCTGGTCCGAGAACCGGGTCGACGACGCGACGCGCCTGGCGATCGTCCTCAAGGACGACTATCACGACGAGCGGGGATACAGCTTCCTCGGCTC
The sequence above is a segment of the Thermoanaerobaculia bacterium genome. Coding sequences within it:
- a CDS encoding SpoIIE family protein phosphatase yields the protein MNLASRRKALLAFGFVGLAIAVSSLADMFVRRPSDGIVPYPYGQEGVLVREVVHESGAEKAGIRPGDRIEGINHRIVRKPSDASRELLRCRIGSTVDYLVARGGEIFTVPVPLAGRTLGDPTYLYEAVIGLLFFAIGFFVFWKRPEDEAVWIFFVVCVLFLLFFVCRLRPASYWWVDLFVQNTGTISLFLLPAAFLHFFLVFPRPNRFHFADPPADPFEKSPSAVARALQEFLNGSRLLYFLIYAVPPIVFILDVRRQIAGRPVALLSGAPIASWVLLGDYLVLGLIALAHSAFTLANPVERRQVTQVFFGTILGTGPFVVFGIIFPTVFHNDAYVFWGVAPMILIPLTFAYAIVRYQILNVRVIVRKSILYTITTAVIFALYAGALAAANTLFANSRLSTSRLFFFGFFLVVIPLFEFLRRRLQTPIDKLFFREKVDYQNAVLEVSETVAAELDLAKVADYLTARLVSLLRVSGAEIFLRDREQQLVGREHRDEKISLSSLAARFLRGSGRPREIGELASGCWGEPESARLLSALSHRGVKLLVPVVYREKLMGFFALNGKLSEEDFDRDDSLLLETLANQAATAIETARLHDEMTQQAEFRRDLEIARDIQTSLFPTEFPRLPGVRFTGGSLPARIVGGDFYDFFPIDGGSRIGFVMGDVSGKSIPASLLMVASREIMFAGSRGIPDPGALFRESNRRIYDIKRKMFVAMSYFVFDPNALSLRYAIGGQPLPLLLRPGKGGPVPLDPPEFRLPLGALKDVPYDTREVFLAPGDLLFFYTDGFTEAMDGAMNPFGDELLAESLARHASSDLDATASGILADVRRHVGDAEQYDDMTFLLMNVTKGRP